The DNA segment CGAGTACGCGATGTACGCGACCAGAGAAGGGATCGAAGGCGCGGAGGACCGCTACGGCGTGATCTTCAACCGTTCGGAACTGGGCTTTCTGCTATCGGGTTTCCTGAACACGGTCCTGTGGACCACGGCCGAAACGATCGTCGAAGAGCCCGTCGCGGACCAGTTCCCGCGTCGATACGGGACGATCCGCCGGTGCGTGTCGGATCTCGAACAACTAGAGGGAACGTACTACGCCTCGATCGAGGGCCGAGACGTGGAGACGGGCGAGCACACCCTGGTCGAAGGGAAAATCGTTGACGTGCTCTCGGAGAACAACTGGGTCGCGGCCTCGCTTGTCGTCGACACCGGCGATCGTGAACTCGAAATCGGCGGCCAGGTCGCTGCGCTGGAAGATATCGAGGCGCACGAAATCGTCATCGGTAGGGACGGGCCGCCCGGCGTGTGACGGCCAGAAGTAGGTCGGCCGATCAGACAGTCGTCGTCCCGCTGCTCATCCCGAAGAGCATCAGCATCCCGATCAACTCGCCGACGTACTCCTCGGCGTAGGATTTCACCTCTTCGATGTCCTCCTCGTAGGACATCGTCGTCGTCTGGCCGGACGTTTCGACTTCCACGTCTTCGATGCGGGTCGCAAGTTCGTCCGAGGTGTCTTCCATGCGAGCCGCGGCATCGAGAGCGAACTCGATGTCGTCTGCGAGATCGCTTGCCGCATCGCCCGCCCACATGCTCGTTTCGACGCCGTAGGCGGAGTCGGTCTTGTAGACGCTGCCGGACATATACTCGATCTGCCCGACACTTTCGATCGTGATCTCGTCCGTGCTGAAGTCCTCCTCAGTGAGGGCGTCGTCCGGCACAACGGTCGCGAACGCCATGTGTCCGTCCGTCGTGTCGCTGTACAGCGTCGCTAACTCGCCAGCGATCGCATCGCCGTCGCCGTTCGACACGTCGATGACGTCCTCGATGACCTCCGTCGGGCCGATGACGTATCGACCGTCCGAAAGGACGGCCATGCCGCCGTCGTCCGAATCCGGCGCCGAATAGATCGTTTTCCCGCCGTATTCGGACTGCTCGAGTTCGCTGTCGCCGTCGGATTCGAGGAAGCCGATGAGTTCGTCTTCGGACCAGTCCGTCTCCATGACGACGCCGGCGTATTCCTCGTCGGTCCCGGACGACTCGACTTCCATGAACAGCAGGCCCTCGTTGAACCCCGTCGGATCGAGATCGGCCTCTTCGCGGGCCATCTCGATGGCGGACTCCACGTCCTGGGGGAACTCGCCTCCCTCGCCGAACTTCGCGAGTTCGCCCAGTGCCGTATTCACCACGTCCCGGAGGTCGTCATCGTCCAACATGGCCTGCATATCCACCGAGACGACGGCTCCCGCCTGCGCGGGTACGATACTACCGGGATTGAGCCCGCCGCTCGTCCCGGGCCCATCCCCAGTGGGTGTCTCGGTTCCGGTGGGCGTTCCGTCTTCACCGCTGTCACCGCCGCTACACCCCGCGAGCGAGCCGAGTGCGATGAATCCCGCCCCCGCCGCTCCCTTCTGCATGAGGCTCCGCCGAGTGAACTCTCTGGATGCCATAGCTGTACTCTCGTATCTGTTGGCAAAGCTAAAATAACCTCCGTCTCTCCGTTTAAACCCACCGCGGGAACACGGCAATATATTCCGCTATATGTTTTTGGCAAGCCTAAAACTCAAGACAGTCCGTCTCGAACGACGGGTAATGAGTGCGTACACGTTTGAGGATGTCGCGGTCGTCATGGGGACGTACAACGAACAGCAGGCGATCGGAACAGTACTCGACGATATCGATCGCGTGACTGACGGGCAGGCGTCGATCGTCTGTGTGGACAGTTCCAGCGACCGGACTCCGGAGATCGCCCGCGAGAAGGGCGCGCGGGTCATCGAACAGGAACCCCAGGGGTATGGTGTCGCGGTCGAGCGCGCGCTTCGCGCGGCTGACCGACCGGTCGTGGTCACGACCGACTGTGACGACACCTATCCGATGGATCGGTTGCCCGATTTTCTGGACGCGATCAACGACGGTGCCGACGTGGTCAGCGGCGACCGACTCTCCGGCGGCGCCGAGGCGATGCCAGGGTTCAACCGGCTGGGCAACCGCCTGTTCGCCGTGCTCGCGAGCCTGCTGATCGACCATCCCGTCCGCGATACGACGACCGGGATGCGCGCCTACCGGACGTCCGTCATCGAGGATATCGAGTGGACCGAGAACACCGGCCTCTCGGCGGAGTTGCTGTTGCGACCGCTGTCTCGGGGATACGACGTCCGCGAGATCGAGATCGAGTACGGCGAGCGGGCGGGCGAGACGACGCTGGATCCGATCGCCGGCGGCGCCGAGATTGCCGGGTCGATTCTGCGCGTGGGCGTCCAGGAGCGACGCCGGTAGTGTAGCGCTCATCGCGGGCCGCGCTGGTAGCTGTCGAGACCCCCAGGGTGGCCTGGTGGGTTCTCGAGGCCGACGAGTTCGCCACCGGCCGGCGACGAATAGAAGGCAAAGAGCAGTTCGTTGAGCAGGTAATACCGGACCTGTTCGCGCTCTGACCCTTCCGGGTCCGGAGCACTGTCGGCCAGTCCGTAGTCGTCGAAGACGGTCTGTCGGGTCGATCGGTCGAGCGCGGCGAACGGCCGGTCGTGCCAGTAACGGGCGTATTCGTCGATATTTCCGGCCGCCCGCTGCACGCCGTCGAGGTACGTCTGCCGATCCTGCACGCGACCCACGACGTAGGTCTCGACGAACGACTCGACGCCCGACACGGACGCCGGATACAGGGCTTCCGCTGCGGCAACGACCGTCTCCCGCCAGGTGGGGTCGTCGTCGGACCCGCGTCGGGGCGGCTCATCATCGAGTTCGTCCCATACCAGTGCGCCGAGCCCGCCGGCTCCGACGCCGGCCGCTCCGAGCGCGATCACCGCGTCCCGTCGCGTGAGGGTAGGGTTTCCGGTGTCGTCTTCCGCACTGTTCGCCTGCTCGTCCGTCTCGTTCCTCATTGCTTGG comes from the Halapricum desulfuricans genome and includes:
- a CDS encoding dolichyl-phosphate hexose transferase, with the protein product MSAYTFEDVAVVMGTYNEQQAIGTVLDDIDRVTDGQASIVCVDSSSDRTPEIAREKGARVIEQEPQGYGVAVERALRAADRPVVVTTDCDDTYPMDRLPDFLDAINDGADVVSGDRLSGGAEAMPGFNRLGNRLFAVLASLLIDHPVRDTTTGMRAYRTSVIEDIEWTENTGLSAELLLRPLSRGYDVREIEIEYGERAGETTLDPIAGGAEIAGSILRVGVQERRR
- a CDS encoding gluconate 2-dehydrogenase subunit 3 family protein → MRNETDEQANSAEDDTGNPTLTRRDAVIALGAAGVGAGGLGALVWDELDDEPPRRGSDDDPTWRETVVAAAEALYPASVSGVESFVETYVVGRVQDRQTYLDGVQRAAGNIDEYARYWHDRPFAALDRSTRQTVFDDYGLADSAPDPEGSEREQVRYYLLNELLFAFYSSPAGGELVGLENPPGHPGGLDSYQRGPR